The Salinivibrio kushneri genomic interval AATAATGGGGTGGCTGACGGGACTTGAACCCGCGACAACTGGAATCACAATCCAGGGCTCTACCAACTGAGCTACAGCCACCACTGATTTTTTGCCAATTTCCTTTATCCCCGGAATGGCGCGCCCGACAGGATTTGAACCTGTGACCTTTGGCTTCGGAGGCCAACACTCTATCCAACTGAGCTACGGGCGCTTGCCCCGTTGGCGGTGACGAATATTACGGATATCACCACCAGCCGTCTAGCACTTTTTTTAATTTTTTTACTGACTGGTCTCTTTTTCAACAAATTGCGTAGAAAACGTCAGTAAGGTCTCTACTATAACGGTTTAACGTAACAATCTAAAGCGCTATAATCACCTAATCTTTACACGGAGTTAACCCAGCAACGTTGGCAAATCCGTTAAGACGAGACTGACAGGCCGCAACCGAATCACCCTTGATTGATTCACCCCCTTAGGTTGGCGGCAAATAAGATAAAAAAGGCGTTAAGCCACCAGTAATGTGGGAGTGTCATTGTGAGCGCAAAGGGAAAAAGTCTAGGTCAAATTATGGTTGCCACTGTGGCGGCCCTGTTATTTGCTTCTGCTGCGCAAGCGCTAGAAGTGTCTGAGCAAGAAAAAGCCGCCATCGCCGAACGCATTGCCCCGGTTGGTGATGTGTATATTGACGGCGAAGCGCCAACGCAAACCGCCGCCGCAGAGCCGAGTGGCCCACGCAGCGGCGAGCAGGTCTACAATACCTACTGCACCGCCTGTCATGGCACAGGGGCGGCGGGTGCTCCGAAAATGGGCGATGCTGCTGCATGGGGCCCACGTGTCGATAAAGGCATGGAGACCCTCACCAAACATGCCATCAACGGCTTTAATGGCATGCCGGCTAAAGGGACCTGTATGGATTGTTCGGATGATGAAATAGTGGCAGCCATCGAGCATATGCTCGACGCACTTTAATACCGCGGCGCATTGCCAACGTGACAATAACGCCGCCTTTGCGGCGTTATTTGTTTTTATCCAGCATGGCCTTTAGATTAGCGATCGCCGCTTGCCCTTTTTCCATTCGCTCTTCTTGCGATACCGGTTTTTTTTGCGATTCCCATTCGACATCATCAAATGGCAATTCATCTAAGAAGCGGCTCTGCTGTGGCTTAATCACTTCGCCAAATTGACGCCGCTCTCGACACACTACAAAGGTCAACGCCTTTTGCGCGCGAGTCAGTCCGACATAAGCCAAACGCCGTTCTTCATCGATGTTGTCTTCATCAATGCTCGACTGATGCGGCAATAAGCCTTCTTCCATGCCAATCAGATAGACATAAGGAAACTCGAGCCCTTTGGAGGCATGCAAGGTCATCAACTGAACTTGGTCTGCGTCATCATCGTCTTCGCCCCGCTCCATCATGTCACGTAGGGTAAGGCGCTGAACCACTTCTCTTAGCGTTCGTTCCACCTGATCGGGGTTGTCACCTTCTAAGTCGGCGACAATCCAACTGTAAAGCTGTGAGACGTTTTTCATCCGCATTTCTGCGACTTTGGGGCTTGAAGAGCTTTCGTACAGCCACTCTTCGTAGTGAATGTCACGCAAAAGCGCCCTCACTGCCGCCACGGTATCGCCTCGCTCGGCTTGATCGGATAATTCCACCACCCAGCGGGTAAACGCTTGTAGCGACGCCAAACCACGTCCTGATAAATGTTGGCTGAGCCCGAGCTCAAAGCTTGCCGCAAACAAGCTCTTTCCCCGCTGGTTGGCATAACTACCGAGCTTTTCTAGCGTCACTGGGCCAATTTCACGTCGTGGTGTGTTAACCACCCGCAAGAACGCGTTGTCGTCGTCGGGGTTAGTGAGCAGGCGCAGATAGGCCATGATGTCCTTGATTTCTGCACGTGAGAAAAACGAGGTGCCACCGGAGATCTTGTAAGGAATGCGGTTTTGCATCAGCGCTTTTTCGATCAAGCGTGATTGGTGGTTTCCGCGATAAAGGATGGCGTAGTCTTTGTATTGGGTGCGCCCCAAAAAACGATGACCTATCAGCTCGCCGACCACGCGCTCCGCTTCATGTTCTTCATTGTTAGCGGTCAGTACTTTGAGCATGTCGCCATCAGGCAAAGCAGAAAATAAGGTCTTTTCGAATACATGAGGGTTATTGGCAATCAAGATATTCGCGGCGCGCAGAATGCGGCTGGTTGAGCGGTAGTTTTGCTCCAGTTTCACCACATGCAAACGCGGAAAGTCTTGCTGCAGATACACCAGGTTTTTCGGCTGAGCCCCTCGCCACGAGTAAATCGACTGATCGTCATCCCCGACCACGGTAAAGCGTGCACGCTCACCCACTAGCAGCTTCACTAACTGATATTGACTGGTATTGGTGTCTTGATATTCATCGACCAATAAATAACGAATGCGCGCTTGCCAGCGCTCACGTACGGCTTGGTTTTGGCTAAGCAGCGCGACTGGCATCAAAATGAGATCATCAAAATCCAGCGCGTTATACGCACGCATTTGTTTTTGGTAGCGCGCGTAACAGGCGGCAAACAGTTGATCACGCTCGCCTTGCGCCTGAGCCAGTGCTTCATCCGGCCCCAACATGGCATTTTTCCAGTTGGAAATGGTATGCACTAACTGACGGAGCAAATCTTTATCGTTATCCAACTCTTGTTCGGTCAGGGCTTTTAACAAAGCTAATTGGTCTTGATCATCAAACAGCGAAAAGCCT includes:
- the rep gene encoding DNA helicase Rep; amino-acid sequence: MKLNPAQSDAVRHISGPCLVLAGAGSGKTRVITHKIAYLVQQCGYKARHIAAVTFTNKAAREMKERVAQSLGKQESRGLMVSTFHTLGLNIIRREYKTLGLKAGFSLFDDQDQLALLKALTEQELDNDKDLLRQLVHTISNWKNAMLGPDEALAQAQGERDQLFAACYARYQKQMRAYNALDFDDLILMPVALLSQNQAVRERWQARIRYLLVDEYQDTNTSQYQLVKLLVGERARFTVVGDDDQSIYSWRGAQPKNLVYLQQDFPRLHVVKLEQNYRSTSRILRAANILIANNPHVFEKTLFSALPDGDMLKVLTANNEEHEAERVVGELIGHRFLGRTQYKDYAILYRGNHQSRLIEKALMQNRIPYKISGGTSFFSRAEIKDIMAYLRLLTNPDDDNAFLRVVNTPRREIGPVTLEKLGSYANQRGKSLFAASFELGLSQHLSGRGLASLQAFTRWVVELSDQAERGDTVAAVRALLRDIHYEEWLYESSSSPKVAEMRMKNVSQLYSWIVADLEGDNPDQVERTLREVVQRLTLRDMMERGEDDDDADQVQLMTLHASKGLEFPYVYLIGMEEGLLPHQSSIDEDNIDEERRLAYVGLTRAQKALTFVVCRERRQFGEVIKPQQSRFLDELPFDDVEWESQKKPVSQEERMEKGQAAIANLKAMLDKNK
- a CDS encoding c-type cytochrome produces the protein MSAKGKSLGQIMVATVAALLFASAAQALEVSEQEKAAIAERIAPVGDVYIDGEAPTQTAAAEPSGPRSGEQVYNTYCTACHGTGAAGAPKMGDAAAWGPRVDKGMETLTKHAINGFNGMPAKGTCMDCSDDEIVAAIEHMLDAL